In Candidatus Nitronauta litoralis, one DNA window encodes the following:
- a CDS encoding PepSY domain-containing protein, which translates to MRKIILGFHLSLALALGVLFSLQGVSGSLITFYREFDQFLNPHVVIQNPGGERKSIQELFEVVRSAHPTRTGPWKLVLPEEPDQPFRADYQKPKEKEGKFWAPLMISVNPYTGEIIDTRFWGDTLMTWVYDVHAELQMDKFGWDLVGYLALGWLVSFGTGLYLGSPRGFRFPRQLWFKKNPSNSRLLYDGHRLVGLYFSLPLIILAVSGFYFVHPTKVKPVVALFSSIYEKPSGLLSTGGTLQQSITLDRAAEIAGRHFSNGRVYKIITPGSKKDGVFEITVWQPESYSRHHPLSTVWLDQYSGKLLSINDRTKGSLGQFSLDLLWPLHREIQEFAGMPGRILYFVSGFVPLFLLITGVRFYRAKKKLTREKAKL; encoded by the coding sequence ATGCGAAAAATAATTCTGGGTTTTCATTTAAGCCTGGCGCTTGCGCTGGGAGTGTTATTTTCCCTGCAGGGGGTTTCAGGGAGCCTGATCACTTTCTATCGGGAATTTGATCAATTTTTAAACCCCCATGTAGTGATTCAAAACCCGGGAGGTGAAAGAAAGTCTATTCAGGAATTGTTTGAAGTTGTCCGGTCCGCGCATCCAACTCGAACGGGACCCTGGAAGCTTGTGCTTCCAGAGGAACCGGATCAACCCTTCCGGGCGGATTATCAAAAGCCAAAGGAAAAAGAGGGTAAATTCTGGGCTCCGCTCATGATTTCCGTAAATCCTTATACAGGTGAAATCATAGATACCCGGTTTTGGGGAGATACCCTGATGACCTGGGTTTATGATGTCCACGCAGAATTGCAAATGGATAAGTTCGGTTGGGATCTGGTGGGGTATTTAGCCCTTGGGTGGCTGGTTTCTTTTGGAACCGGATTATATCTGGGGAGCCCCAGGGGGTTTCGATTTCCGCGGCAATTGTGGTTTAAGAAAAACCCCTCGAATTCTAGATTGCTTTACGACGGACACCGCTTGGTAGGACTGTATTTTTCCCTCCCGTTAATAATTCTGGCCGTTTCAGGTTTTTACTTTGTTCATCCAACCAAGGTTAAACCTGTGGTTGCCCTTTTTTCATCCATCTATGAAAAGCCTTCAGGCTTACTTTCTACGGGGGGCACACTACAACAGTCGATCACATTAGACAGGGCCGCTGAAATAGCGGGCCGTCATTTTTCAAATGGCAGGGTTTACAAAATTATAACACCAGGCAGTAAGAAAGACGGAGTCTTTGAGATCACAGTTTGGCAGCCAGAGAGCTACTCCCGTCATCATCCATTATCGACCGTCTGGCTGGACCAGTATTCAGGAAAACTTCTGAGTATTAACGATAGAACAAAAGGTAGTTTGGGGCAGTTTAGTTTGGATTTGTTATGGCCTCTACATCGGGAAATCCAGGAGTTTGCTGGCATGCCCGGGCGGATTCTGTATTTTGTGTCGGGCTTTGTTCCGTTGTTTCTATTGATAACGGGTGTTCGGTTTTACCGGGCGAAGAAAAAGCTAACAAGAGAAAAAGCAAAACTATAA
- a CDS encoding chloride channel protein produces MDTPHSSFFKEAKKFLGQDHNLLFLAGVIGFLAGAAATLFRWMIQLFDWGLSEQGLGLLGIPSSGHGYLLWMMPMLGGLMIGIYVHFFPDAVKENGVHKVIQAVAINNGKIRKRTLWHTAFTSSLTIGSGGSAGREGPTVQIGAAIGSALAQMFHLSTERVQVLVGCGASAGIAASFNAPLAGVLFAMEIILGEFTVHTFSPIVVASVIGTVTGRALEGNEVTFQIPIHELVHSGEIVFYLVMGILCGLMAWVFTLFYFFSSRFFENHVKAPQWSKPAIGGLVVGLISILFPQILGNGYEAMEDALNGNLFWGMAFGLIFLKIIATGITIGSGGLGGVFAPSLFVGAMVGAAFGHGVHTLFPEMTASAETYAVVGMGAVAGAVMQAPLTNILMLFEMTNDYTIILPIMIACIAATYTFRSFNKNSIYIQYLLNKGINLRHGRVVSILSSMHVRDVMNKDVVTIPEEMPFRSILNTVSYSKNFYYPVVDQQGDMIGILSFSDIREAAFEGDLEHLVVASDIATKNVESLRPNHNLNEAMETFNQLDLDQLPVVKVGDPKKVIGLVSRQDVLAMYNREILMHKVED; encoded by the coding sequence ATGGATACCCCCCATAGTTCATTTTTTAAGGAAGCCAAAAAATTCCTGGGCCAGGATCACAACCTCCTGTTTCTTGCGGGGGTTATCGGATTCCTTGCAGGAGCGGCTGCCACTCTGTTTCGCTGGATGATTCAGTTGTTTGACTGGGGGCTTTCCGAACAAGGACTGGGTCTTCTCGGTATCCCCTCGTCCGGCCATGGCTATCTGCTCTGGATGATGCCCATGCTGGGTGGTTTGATGATTGGTATCTATGTCCACTTCTTTCCCGATGCCGTCAAGGAAAATGGGGTCCATAAAGTTATCCAGGCGGTTGCTATCAATAACGGAAAAATTCGGAAACGCACTCTCTGGCACACTGCGTTCACCTCGTCTCTCACCATTGGCTCTGGCGGATCAGCCGGACGTGAAGGCCCTACTGTCCAGATCGGTGCCGCCATTGGCTCTGCCCTGGCTCAAATGTTCCACTTGTCCACAGAGCGTGTGCAAGTGCTGGTCGGTTGTGGCGCTTCGGCTGGTATCGCCGCCTCATTTAACGCGCCGCTGGCGGGTGTTCTATTTGCCATGGAAATCATCCTTGGGGAATTCACAGTCCACACCTTCAGTCCTATCGTGGTCGCCTCCGTCATAGGCACGGTCACCGGAAGAGCTCTTGAAGGTAATGAAGTCACCTTCCAAATCCCAATCCACGAGCTGGTCCATTCTGGAGAAATCGTTTTTTATCTCGTTATGGGAATATTATGTGGCTTGATGGCGTGGGTTTTTACTCTCTTTTATTTTTTCAGTTCCCGTTTTTTTGAAAATCATGTCAAGGCACCGCAATGGAGCAAGCCTGCTATCGGTGGTTTAGTGGTCGGGCTCATCTCAATCCTTTTTCCACAAATCCTGGGAAATGGCTATGAAGCCATGGAGGACGCGCTCAATGGCAACCTGTTCTGGGGAATGGCGTTTGGTCTGATCTTCCTCAAAATAATCGCGACAGGCATCACAATTGGTTCTGGTGGCCTGGGAGGAGTGTTCGCTCCTTCATTGTTTGTAGGCGCCATGGTGGGAGCGGCTTTCGGTCACGGGGTGCACACGCTGTTTCCGGAAATGACCGCATCAGCAGAAACCTATGCAGTCGTCGGAATGGGAGCGGTAGCCGGAGCCGTGATGCAGGCCCCCTTGACCAACATCCTAATGTTGTTCGAGATGACCAACGATTACACGATCATTCTGCCAATCATGATCGCCTGTATTGCTGCGACCTACACCTTCAGGAGCTTCAATAAAAATTCAATTTACATTCAGTACCTGCTCAACAAGGGAATCAACCTGAGGCATGGTCGGGTAGTATCCATTCTGAGTTCCATGCATGTTCGCGATGTCATGAACAAGGATGTAGTCACCATTCCCGAAGAAATGCCGTTCCGCAGCATTCTCAACACGGTTTCCTACTCAAAAAATTTCTATTATCCCGTAGTGGATCAGCAAGGCGATATGATTGGTATCCTTTCCTTTTCTGATATTCGGGAAGCGGCTTTTGAAGGCGACCTGGAGCATCTTGTTGTTGCCAGTGACATCGCTACCAAAAATGTAGAAAGCCTGAGGCCCAATCATAACCTGAATGAAGCCATGGAAACGTTCAATCAACTCGATTTGGACCAGTTACCCGTGGTCAAAGTGGGCGATCCCAAAAAAGTAATTGGCCTCGTTAGCAGGCAGGATGTACTGGCCATGTACAATCGCGAAATCCTCATGCACAAAGTGGAAGACTAG
- the tatA gene encoding twin-arginine translocase TatA/TatE family subunit produces MMGIGFPELMIILVIIMIIFGAGKLPEIGSAFGRSIKNFKTSMREAEEAEQVEGEAPAQVAEGQPAGQAEEELSDEEKERIAREKAQAEGEAKDKAMKDAAEAFTSSLPRKGSYDFAKDQEDQAAKKEKA; encoded by the coding sequence ATGATGGGAATTGGGTTTCCTGAATTGATGATCATTCTGGTCATCATCATGATCATCTTCGGGGCCGGAAAATTACCCGAAATCGGCAGTGCTTTTGGCCGAAGTATTAAAAACTTCAAGACCTCCATGCGTGAAGCTGAAGAAGCTGAGCAAGTTGAGGGTGAGGCCCCGGCTCAGGTAGCTGAAGGGCAACCTGCTGGTCAGGCTGAAGAGGAATTAAGCGACGAGGAAAAAGAAAGAATAGCCCGGGAAAAAGCCCAGGCCGAAGGGGAAGCTAAAGACAAAGCGATGAAAGATGCCGCAGAAGCTTTCACTTCATCACTGCCTCGCAAGGGTAGTTACGATTTTGCCAAAGACCAGGAAGACCAGGCGGCCAAAAAGGAAAAAGCCTGA
- a CDS encoding TonB-dependent receptor has protein sequence MKFINQAVSIQIKLIFLAGFLWWGLGVPLDGFAQSANYNEQKLTPNFFQMDPVIQVAENKILKKEKSEPGTMVLDEVEVIGKERFFDLGARPFDRSKEFLEKVPGGTTLIDAEKMRETSMQELEDAFLFAPGVHIAGQNTGLEGVKIQIRGSGIRSIHSPIRGVSIFRNGIPMTRANGGTDTQNLNYFVWDHAEVLRGANAMTMGGSSLGGAINIVTHTGRTSPGFHGRLTFGSNEFTSPSVSYGYSENKWDFFTSFSLISTQGNRDTANSGTAKWGFISAGYQWNENNETRFIVDIQDHDWENGSTLTLASLRNNPAQNNRNPLDPNFEIPHMRFSLKHNVKTEDWGSFSLGTFYQRNDYNFPFRAFGFFEDTWEEVGVVARNEQDRNWLGFNNHLEMGVNTQYMWVKDENFSSVNQSKGPIVFREDNYFTLVEAYFQDRISLTNSFDVVLGIQGIYKNQEFAQTFPVTQSVSEESPGINPKGGFVWQAMEEVQLYGNVSRSFETKTLNNIGDSTGANKVRDQKATTLEVGTRGGSSLFSWEASFYHAWVQDELLVVESPPQSMNFLLGNADESLHTGIELGAESNIPLSFICSGDSLRIRGTYTWSDFRFDGDMNFGDNRLPGIPEHAGLLEVLYKHNSGFYFGPNVEIQSDKVVDFANTFSAPAFTLLGLRAGYAPKNTFYKFFLEANNITDERYAESINVAVNLNGMDANQFLPGQQFSMFGGVEFEY, from the coding sequence ATGAAATTCATCAATCAAGCTGTTTCTATCCAGATTAAATTAATTTTTCTTGCAGGTTTTTTATGGTGGGGCCTGGGAGTTCCACTGGACGGGTTCGCTCAATCGGCGAACTACAATGAACAAAAATTGACTCCCAATTTTTTTCAGATGGACCCTGTTATTCAGGTCGCTGAAAATAAAATTTTGAAAAAAGAGAAGAGTGAACCCGGCACGATGGTATTGGATGAAGTGGAAGTTATTGGTAAAGAGCGGTTTTTCGACCTTGGTGCCCGTCCCTTTGATCGTAGCAAGGAGTTTCTGGAAAAAGTCCCTGGAGGGACCACTTTGATCGATGCCGAAAAAATGCGAGAAACGAGTATGCAGGAATTGGAAGATGCCTTTCTCTTTGCACCGGGAGTTCATATTGCGGGGCAAAATACGGGGCTGGAGGGAGTAAAAATCCAAATCCGTGGTTCAGGAATCCGGTCCATCCATAGCCCTATTAGAGGGGTTTCTATTTTTCGGAACGGGATTCCCATGACCCGGGCTAATGGTGGTACGGATACACAGAATTTAAACTATTTCGTTTGGGACCACGCGGAAGTCTTGCGGGGAGCAAATGCAATGACTATGGGTGGTTCTTCTCTGGGGGGAGCAATCAATATTGTCACACATACTGGACGAACTTCTCCAGGTTTTCATGGGCGTCTGACATTTGGCAGTAATGAGTTCACCAGCCCAAGTGTCAGCTATGGTTATTCAGAGAACAAATGGGATTTTTTTACGTCGTTTTCGCTGATTTCCACACAGGGAAACCGGGATACAGCAAACTCCGGTACCGCAAAATGGGGATTTATTAGCGCGGGATACCAGTGGAACGAAAACAATGAAACACGGTTTATTGTAGATATTCAGGATCATGATTGGGAAAACGGCAGTACTTTGACGCTTGCCAGCTTGAGAAATAACCCGGCCCAGAACAACAGGAACCCTCTGGACCCTAACTTTGAAATCCCACACATGAGGTTTTCCCTGAAGCACAATGTGAAGACGGAGGATTGGGGGAGTTTTTCCCTGGGAACCTTTTATCAGCGTAATGACTACAACTTTCCTTTCAGGGCCTTTGGTTTTTTCGAAGATACCTGGGAAGAAGTCGGGGTGGTTGCGCGAAATGAGCAGGATCGGAACTGGCTGGGATTTAACAACCATCTCGAAATGGGGGTGAATACCCAGTACATGTGGGTCAAGGATGAGAACTTCAGCTCTGTGAACCAATCAAAAGGGCCCATTGTTTTTCGAGAAGATAATTACTTTACTTTGGTGGAAGCCTATTTCCAGGATCGGATTTCGCTGACCAATAGCTTCGACGTAGTTCTGGGAATTCAGGGGATCTACAAAAACCAGGAGTTTGCTCAGACCTTCCCCGTCACTCAGTCCGTTTCCGAAGAATCCCCGGGTATCAACCCAAAAGGCGGGTTTGTATGGCAGGCTATGGAAGAAGTTCAGTTATATGGAAACGTCAGCCGGAGTTTTGAAACTAAAACGCTGAATAATATTGGAGACAGTACGGGCGCAAACAAGGTACGTGACCAAAAGGCAACCACGTTAGAAGTGGGAACCCGCGGTGGTTCTTCCCTGTTTTCCTGGGAAGCTAGTTTTTATCATGCCTGGGTCCAGGATGAGTTGCTGGTTGTCGAGTCGCCGCCCCAGAGTATGAATTTTTTGCTGGGAAATGCTGATGAGTCGCTGCACACGGGCATTGAACTCGGCGCAGAGTCGAACATCCCGCTCAGTTTCATTTGCTCAGGAGACAGCCTTCGAATTCGTGGTACCTACACCTGGAGTGACTTTCGGTTTGATGGAGATATGAACTTTGGCGATAACCGGCTGCCAGGTATTCCTGAGCATGCCGGACTCCTCGAGGTTTTATATAAACATAATTCTGGTTTCTATTTTGGACCTAATGTTGAAATTCAGTCTGACAAGGTTGTGGATTTTGCCAATACATTTTCTGCTCCTGCCTTTACGCTTCTTGGACTACGGGCAGGCTATGCTCCGAAGAATACCTTCTACAAATTTTTTCTTGAGGCCAATAACATTACAGATGAAAGGTATGCGGAATCCATAAACGTTGCAGTTAATTTGAATGGAATGGATGCCAATCAGTTTCTTCCAGGACAGCAGTTTTCCATGTTCGGGGGGGTGGAGTTCGAATATTAA
- a CDS encoding copper-translocating P-type ATPase, whose protein sequence is MPTSPTTEIQSLSFGIGGMTCAGCASRIEKVVGSLEGVEKTSVNFGAEQATVDFDSSSINPQAIIDKIELIGFEVRKSSGTFGVVGMSCASCVSRLESKLASLPGVLEARASLATEEVALEYLENKVGPADFKKALEEIGYEIKLPEQSELQTGEEDDPHQKEYHSLKNRFLFSLVTSAIVMLISMQDLLFGGGIPAQMARWIMLGLSTPVLFYGGSLFFVRAWKGLTHGYSDMNTLIALGTFTAYSYSTAITIFPEVFKGAGDAVFYDTAVMITTFILMGRLLEARAKGKASNAIKKLMDLRPVTARVLKDGEEIEIAVERVQSEDVILVRPGEKIPVDGEILEGATTIDESMLTGESLPVEKTTGHDVVGASVNLTGFIKVKATRLGADTVLSHIIQMVEQAQGSKAPIQRLADKVAGIFVPVVIAVATVSFIFWWQFGDSIAKIPMSSGLFGMVIFVSILIVACPCALGLATPTAIMVGTGKGAEMGVLIKGGESLERIHQLDTIVFDKTGTLTEGRPRLLQVHCVNSENTEERVLGIAASLEQGSEHPLARAVLNAAQEKGLSLQPVDLFKALPGFGVSGSVAGQSVVLGNKSLMQDREIPLESMEPILEDVTNQGQTPMIMAIDSQVVAVLGVADTVKEDAAAAIKRLKGLGLDVVMMTGDHPVTARAVADQLGISNVMAEVLPGDKADQVKRLMDKGKKVAMVGDGINDAPALAQADIGIAMGSGTDVAMETADIALMGSRLMAVADAFELSRLTFSKIRQNLFWAFFYNTLGVPVAAGVLFPAFGILLNPMVAALAMSLSSVSVVSNSLLIKRFNPAAT, encoded by the coding sequence ATGCCGACGTCACCAACAACCGAAATTCAGTCGCTCTCCTTTGGGATAGGGGGGATGACCTGTGCCGGTTGTGCTTCCAGAATCGAGAAAGTTGTTGGGAGCCTTGAGGGGGTGGAAAAAACGTCTGTAAACTTTGGCGCAGAGCAGGCCACGGTTGATTTTGACTCGTCTAGTATCAATCCACAAGCAATTATCGACAAGATTGAACTTATTGGTTTTGAGGTCAGAAAATCCTCTGGAACCTTTGGTGTGGTCGGAATGTCCTGTGCGTCCTGCGTATCGCGGCTTGAGTCCAAACTTGCAAGCCTGCCCGGTGTATTGGAAGCGAGAGCCAGCCTGGCGACAGAAGAGGTTGCTCTGGAGTATTTGGAAAACAAAGTTGGCCCGGCGGATTTTAAAAAGGCGTTGGAAGAGATAGGTTACGAAATAAAACTACCTGAACAATCTGAACTTCAGACAGGTGAAGAGGATGATCCTCATCAAAAGGAATACCATTCTCTAAAAAACAGGTTTCTGTTCAGTCTGGTCACCAGCGCTATCGTTATGTTGATCAGTATGCAGGATCTTCTTTTTGGCGGCGGGATACCCGCACAAATGGCTCGTTGGATAATGCTGGGGTTGAGCACTCCTGTGTTGTTTTATGGAGGCAGTCTGTTCTTTGTTCGAGCGTGGAAAGGATTGACCCACGGTTACTCGGACATGAATACACTCATTGCGCTCGGAACCTTCACTGCTTACAGTTACAGCACGGCGATTACCATTTTTCCCGAGGTCTTTAAAGGGGCCGGTGATGCTGTGTTCTATGATACTGCCGTCATGATAACCACGTTTATTTTGATGGGACGCCTGCTGGAAGCACGTGCCAAAGGCAAGGCCTCAAATGCCATAAAAAAATTGATGGATCTAAGGCCTGTTACCGCTCGGGTCCTTAAAGATGGAGAGGAAATCGAAATTGCTGTTGAACGAGTGCAATCAGAGGATGTAATTCTGGTTCGTCCCGGAGAAAAAATTCCAGTGGATGGTGAAATTTTGGAAGGCGCCACAACTATTGATGAATCCATGCTGACTGGAGAAAGCCTGCCAGTTGAAAAAACCACCGGGCACGATGTTGTAGGAGCGAGCGTAAATCTCACGGGATTCATCAAAGTCAAAGCAACACGGCTTGGTGCGGATACCGTATTGTCCCATATTATTCAGATGGTGGAGCAGGCTCAAGGCTCAAAAGCCCCGATTCAACGTCTTGCAGATAAAGTAGCAGGTATTTTTGTTCCGGTTGTGATCGCCGTTGCAACGGTAAGTTTTATTTTCTGGTGGCAGTTCGGGGATTCGATTGCAAAGATTCCCATGTCCTCCGGATTGTTCGGGATGGTTATCTTTGTTTCCATCCTCATTGTTGCGTGTCCGTGTGCCCTGGGACTTGCGACCCCGACAGCTATCATGGTCGGAACAGGCAAGGGGGCGGAAATGGGTGTGCTCATCAAAGGAGGGGAGAGTCTCGAGCGCATACATCAACTCGACACGATTGTGTTTGATAAAACGGGAACATTGACCGAGGGTCGACCACGCCTTCTCCAGGTGCATTGTGTAAATAGTGAAAATACAGAAGAGCGGGTTCTGGGGATCGCCGCTTCACTCGAACAAGGATCCGAGCACCCACTTGCCCGGGCAGTGTTGAATGCGGCTCAGGAAAAGGGACTCTCATTGCAACCTGTTGATCTGTTTAAAGCCCTGCCTGGGTTTGGAGTCAGCGGGTCTGTCGCTGGGCAGTCGGTGGTGCTGGGGAATAAATCATTAATGCAGGACCGGGAGATCCCACTGGAATCAATGGAGCCCATTTTGGAGGATGTGACCAATCAGGGGCAGACTCCGATGATTATGGCAATCGATTCCCAGGTGGTAGCGGTTCTTGGAGTTGCAGATACAGTCAAAGAAGATGCAGCCGCTGCGATCAAGCGTCTGAAAGGGTTGGGACTGGATGTGGTGATGATGACAGGCGACCATCCTGTAACAGCCAGGGCAGTCGCAGATCAACTGGGAATATCCAATGTGATGGCGGAAGTTTTACCGGGTGACAAGGCTGATCAGGTGAAGCGTCTCATGGACAAAGGCAAAAAGGTCGCCATGGTGGGTGATGGCATCAATGACGCTCCGGCATTGGCTCAGGCTGATATAGGAATCGCTATGGGTTCCGGAACCGACGTTGCTATGGAAACCGCAGATATTGCCTTGATGGGTTCCCGCCTGATGGCTGTGGCGGATGCGTTCGAGCTCAGTCGGTTGACGTTTTCAAAAATTCGACAGAACCTGTTTTGGGCTTTTTTCTATAATACCCTGGGGGTTCCGGTTGCGGCAGGAGTTTTGTTTCCAGCATTTGGTATTTTGCTTAACCCTATGGTGGCCGCACTTGCTATGTCGTTGAGTTCAGTCAGTGTGGTGAGTAATTCTCTCTTGATCAAACGATTTAATCCTGCCGCAACATAA
- a CDS encoding ribulose-phosphate 3-epimerase: protein MVKIAPSILSADFSRLGDEIKAVEDAGADWIHIDVMDGQFVPNITVGPLVVEAVRKVTKLPLDVHLMIKDADNYIKDFAQAGADILSVQVEACTHLHRTVQLIRSQGVSPSVVLNPATTVFTLDEIIEHVDMVLLMSVNPGFGGQEFIRQVLSKIDLVRQTLDQSGIEMEVQVDGGVKPENAGDVKAAGASVLVAGSAIFGSDDYATAIKALREA from the coding sequence ATGGTAAAAATTGCCCCCTCAATACTTTCTGCAGACTTCAGTCGACTTGGTGATGAGATCAAAGCGGTTGAGGATGCCGGTGCCGACTGGATTCATATCGACGTTATGGATGGACAGTTTGTACCCAACATTACGGTGGGTCCTCTTGTCGTAGAAGCGGTCCGTAAAGTGACCAAACTGCCGCTGGATGTCCATTTGATGATCAAAGACGCCGATAATTACATCAAAGACTTTGCCCAGGCGGGCGCAGATATATTATCTGTCCAGGTCGAAGCCTGCACTCATTTACATCGGACGGTGCAACTCATCCGAAGCCAGGGAGTGAGTCCGTCGGTTGTGCTCAATCCAGCCACCACGGTATTCACGCTGGATGAAATTATCGAACATGTGGACATGGTGTTACTGATGTCGGTTAACCCGGGTTTTGGTGGACAGGAATTCATCCGGCAGGTGCTTTCAAAAATCGACTTGGTCCGGCAGACGCTCGATCAATCTGGAATTGAGATGGAAGTGCAGGTTGACGGTGGAGTGAAACCTGAAAACGCCGGTGATGTGAAAGCGGCAGGTGCCAGTGTATTAGTCGCGGGCTCTGCAATTTTTGGCAGCGACGATTATGCCACAGCAATTAAGGCACTGCGCGAAGCTTAG
- a CDS encoding NADH-quinone oxidoreductase subunit N, with amino-acid sequence MEPIAAPIVDFSSLAPVLVLSVFAMMVLLVDLFIGRNKSVLVFISLVGLLCAAVSSFAKGAEIPVYSFNGAYIVDRLSIFFTMIFCLSSALAILLAVEYNKREGIKVGEYYSLILFCTVGMIVLASATDLIMIFLGIEIVSICLYVLAGIRRTDPRSNEAALKYFLLGAFATGFLLYGMTLLYGSTGTVKLSAIAGLLNSGEVFANPLLLLGVVLLVIGFGFKVAAVPFHMWAPDVYQGAPTPVTAFMAVGPKAAAFAAFYRVFAEGIPELAPSWQVTLSIVAIFSMFFGNLGAIMQTNIKRLLAFSSVSHVGYILIAVIAKDSLGSASLLFYMLSYAFMTFGVFGIIILVGRKGHENLELENYSGLGFKHPVLALCMTMFMLSLGGLPPLAGFIAKFYIFQAALQEGFLWLVIIAVLNSAISFYYYLKVIVFMYMKEPVGEFKISLTPITLLVVAIGLIGTLELGIFPGPVIFLAQY; translated from the coding sequence GTGGAACCCATTGCCGCACCGATAGTCGATTTTTCAAGCCTGGCCCCCGTCCTGGTTCTGAGTGTTTTTGCCATGATGGTCCTGCTGGTCGACCTATTCATTGGCCGTAACAAATCGGTGCTGGTCTTCATCAGCCTGGTGGGCCTGTTGTGTGCCGCTGTCAGTTCTTTTGCCAAAGGTGCTGAAATCCCCGTTTACTCCTTCAACGGAGCCTATATTGTTGACCGGCTTTCGATCTTTTTCACCATGATCTTTTGCCTGAGTTCCGCCCTGGCCATTTTACTTGCGGTTGAATACAACAAACGGGAAGGCATAAAAGTTGGAGAATATTACAGTCTGATCCTGTTCTGCACAGTGGGGATGATCGTACTGGCCTCAGCAACCGATCTCATCATGATTTTTCTCGGCATTGAGATCGTCTCGATCTGCCTTTACGTACTGGCCGGTATTCGCCGGACCGATCCAAGGTCCAATGAAGCGGCATTAAAGTATTTCCTGCTTGGAGCTTTTGCTACAGGGTTCCTCCTTTATGGCATGACCCTGCTCTATGGCTCAACCGGTACGGTCAAGCTGAGCGCCATCGCGGGCCTCCTGAATTCCGGTGAGGTTTTTGCAAACCCGTTACTGCTTCTTGGAGTTGTCCTGCTCGTTATTGGGTTTGGTTTTAAAGTGGCTGCCGTCCCATTCCATATGTGGGCTCCTGATGTTTACCAGGGCGCTCCCACTCCAGTTACCGCTTTTATGGCAGTAGGGCCAAAAGCTGCTGCCTTCGCAGCTTTCTACCGCGTATTTGCAGAAGGTATTCCCGAACTGGCACCTTCCTGGCAAGTGACATTGAGCATTGTGGCCATCTTCAGCATGTTCTTTGGGAACCTGGGTGCCATTATGCAGACCAATATCAAACGCCTTCTGGCTTTCTCCAGTGTGTCTCACGTTGGCTATATTCTTATTGCGGTTATCGCTAAAGATTCACTTGGAAGTGCCAGCCTGCTCTTCTATATGCTGTCTTACGCGTTCATGACTTTCGGCGTTTTTGGCATCATCATTCTGGTAGGAAGGAAAGGCCACGAGAATCTTGAACTGGAAAACTATTCCGGACTGGGATTCAAACATCCGGTTTTAGCTCTTTGCATGACTATGTTCATGCTCTCTCTGGGCGGTCTTCCCCCGCTTGCTGGATTTATCGCCAAATTCTACATCTTCCAGGCTGCCCTTCAGGAAGGGTTCCTCTGGCTGGTGATCATCGCTGTTCTCAACAGTGCCATTTCCTTTTACTATTACCTGAAGGTTATCGTCTTCATGTACATGAAGGAACCTGTCGGGGAATTCAAAATCTCCCTCACCCCGATCACCCTGCTGGTTGTCGCGATCGGTCTTATTGGTACCCTGGAACTAGGGATCTTCCCCGGACCCGTTATCTTCCTGGCCCAGTATTAA